The following nucleotide sequence is from Saccharomycodes ludwigii strain NBRC 1722 chromosome VII, whole genome shotgun sequence.
ggtactactactacttaaCACccatggaccggtacatacacttccactattggtactactactacttacacaccatggaccggtacatacacatctactattggtactaatgttaccaccagtgttggtgcagatggtattacaaccacctctactatctacacagttgagactccagaagttgaagtactactaccacttacacaccatggaccggtacatacacatccactattggtaccagtgttaccaccagtgttggttcagatggtattccaactacctccactatctacacagttgagactccagaagttgaaggtactactactacttacacaccatggacggtacatacacttccactattgtaccagtgttaccaccagtgttggttcagatggtattacaaccacctctactatctacacagttgagactccagaagttgaaggcACTAtactacttacacaccatggaccggtacatacacttccactattggtaccatgttaccaccagtgttggttcagatggtattccaactacttccccatctacacagttgagactccagaagttgaaggtactactaccacttacacaccatggaccggtacatacacttccactattgtacagtgttaccaccagtgttggttcagatggtattacaccacctctactatctaccagttgagactccagaagttgaaggtactactactacctacacaccatggaccggtTACATacacatctactattggtaccagtgttaccacAGTGTTGGTGCAGATGGTATTACaaccacctctactatctacacagttgagactccagaagttgaaggcactactactacttacacaccatggaccggtacatacacttccactattggtaccagtgttaccacca
It contains:
- a CDS encoding uncharacterized protein (similar to Saccharomyces cerevisiae YDR194W-A | putative protein on unknown function) — translated: MVFQLPPLSTQLRLQKLKVLLLLTHHGRYIHFHYCTSVTTSVGSDGITTTSTIYTVETPEVEGTILLTHHGPVHTLPLLVPCYHQCWFRWYSNYFPIYTVETPEVEGTTTTYTPWTGTYTSTIVQCYHQCWFRWYYTTSTIYQLRLQKLKVLLLPTHHGPVTYTSTIGTSVTTVLVQMVLQPPLLSTQLRLQKLKALLLLTHHGPVHTLPLLVPVLPPVLVQMVFQLLPPSTQLRLQKLKVLLPLTHHGPVHTLPLLVPVLPPVLVQMVFQHLYYLHS